One genomic segment of Salmo trutta chromosome 8, fSalTru1.1, whole genome shotgun sequence includes these proteins:
- the LOC115198661 gene encoding vesicle transport protein GOT1B isoform X1, giving the protein MISLTDSQKIGMGLTGFGVFFLFFGMILFFDKALLAIGNILFVAGLSFVIGLERTFRFFFQKHKMKATSFFLGGVLIVLIGWPIVGVVLEVYGFFLLFRGFFPVAVGFIRRIPILGSLLNLPFISGFVDKVGESSTMV; this is encoded by the exons ATGATCTCTCTAACGGACTCACAGA AGATCGGAATGGGACTTACAGGCTTCGGCGTGTTTTTCCTCTTCTTTGGAATGATCCTGTTTTTTGACAAAGCCCTCCTTGCAATAGGAAAT atCTTGTTTGTGGCTGGCCTGTCGTTTGTGATCGGTCTGGAGAGGACGTTCCGCTTCTTCTTCCAGAAACACAAGATGAAGGCCACCAGCTTCTTCCTGGGAGGAGTGTTGATCGTTCTTATAGGCTGGCCCATTGTGGGAGTGGTCCTGGAGGTCTATGGCTTTTTCCTTTTATTCAg GGGTTTCTTCCCAGTGGCAGTAGGCTTCATCAGAAGGATACCCATCCTGGGCTCCCTGCTAAACCTCCCATTCATCAGTGGG
- the LOC115198661 gene encoding vesicle transport protein GOT1B isoform X2 translates to MGLTGFGVFFLFFGMILFFDKALLAIGNILFVAGLSFVIGLERTFRFFFQKHKMKATSFFLGGVLIVLIGWPIVGVVLEVYGFFLLFRGFFPVAVGFIRRIPILGSLLNLPFISGFVDKVGESSTMV, encoded by the exons ATGGGACTTACAGGCTTCGGCGTGTTTTTCCTCTTCTTTGGAATGATCCTGTTTTTTGACAAAGCCCTCCTTGCAATAGGAAAT atCTTGTTTGTGGCTGGCCTGTCGTTTGTGATCGGTCTGGAGAGGACGTTCCGCTTCTTCTTCCAGAAACACAAGATGAAGGCCACCAGCTTCTTCCTGGGAGGAGTGTTGATCGTTCTTATAGGCTGGCCCATTGTGGGAGTGGTCCTGGAGGTCTATGGCTTTTTCCTTTTATTCAg GGGTTTCTTCCCAGTGGCAGTAGGCTTCATCAGAAGGATACCCATCCTGGGCTCCCTGCTAAACCTCCCATTCATCAGTGGG